The following coding sequences lie in one Tichowtungia aerotolerans genomic window:
- a CDS encoding zinc ribbon domain-containing protein, which produces MSSFFSFFGLCWRLVGRLFHSFFSCRFPVPGVFSPLIFVLKPRGIRIMAHPLEALLALQQKDRKIAKLEREINDIPARKAEVETQLDQAKAKLAAVREEHVGVQSDLKQLEVEAEAHKEKITRYKQQQMEAQNNDQYRALLIEVANEEKAVSDLEDREIQLMEQLELSKKAIDEREAEMKEEENGIRDEQDMLMERLEEVQEDLEAQKEKRAKMAAEVEPRLLSRYERILANKRDFAVVRVENGHCRGCNMKLPPQVVNDAINPAKLVSCNYCGRLLINI; this is translated from the coding sequence GTGAGCAGTTTTTTCAGCTTTTTCGGCTTGTGTTGGCGGTTGGTTGGCAGATTATTCCATTCATTTTTCAGTTGTCGCTTTCCGGTTCCGGGCGTATTCTCTCCGCTCATTTTTGTTCTAAAACCTAGAGGAATCCGAATTATGGCACATCCGCTTGAAGCCCTGCTGGCCCTTCAGCAGAAAGACCGCAAAATTGCAAAATTAGAGCGAGAGATTAATGATATTCCGGCGCGCAAAGCTGAAGTGGAAACCCAGCTCGATCAAGCCAAGGCAAAACTTGCAGCTGTTCGCGAAGAGCATGTAGGTGTCCAGTCCGATCTCAAACAGCTTGAGGTGGAAGCGGAAGCTCATAAAGAGAAGATTACCCGTTATAAACAGCAGCAGATGGAGGCCCAGAACAACGACCAGTACCGTGCTTTGCTGATCGAGGTGGCCAATGAAGAAAAAGCGGTTTCAGATCTGGAAGATCGCGAAATTCAATTGATGGAACAGCTTGAGCTTTCCAAAAAAGCGATTGATGAACGCGAAGCGGAAATGAAAGAGGAAGAAAACGGCATTCGTGACGAACAGGATATGCTGATGGAGCGCCTTGAAGAAGTTCAGGAAGATCTGGAAGCCCAAAAAGAAAAACGCGCTAAAATGGCTGCTGAAGTGGAACCGAGACTTCTTTCCCGCTATGAACGCATTTTGGCCAATAAACGCGATTTTGCTGTTGTCCGTGTTGAAAACGGACATTGTCGTGGTTGCAATATGAAACTGCCGCCGCAGGTGGTTAACGACGCCATTAATCCCGCCAAACTGGTTTCATGCAACTACTGCGGTCGATTGCTGATTAATATCTGA
- a CDS encoding sulfatase family protein produces the protein MNIVKTMSLLVPIVAGSAFADKPNILFIYGDDIGYGDFGCYGAEGVDTPNIDRVAEQGVRFLSGYCTAATCTPSRYSLLTGEYAFRNQSAKILPGNAPLIIDPARPTIAAFLRDNGYATALSGKWHLGLGSATEPLDWNGQIKPGPKEVGFEYSFHMAATADRVPSVYIRDGRIVNLDPADPVRVNYKGKVGNDPTGTSHPQLLRMQADEQHSCTIVNGISRIGYMSGGHQARFRDEDMADTYLSEAMQFIRKHKENPFFLYFAPNESHVPRVVHPRFQGSSALGPRGDALALFDWCVGRLVETLKETGQYKNTLIFISSDNGPVLFDGYWDGALEKNGDHRPAGPWRGGKYSRWEGGTRVPFIVSWPDRSTPGISQAMVSQVDLYASIAALIGQPMPDNAGQDGQNLLPALLGETDQGRDYVIEEALSQIAVRKDNWKYVPPGSVTERGGVDEWVKTDVPEPGMLFHLAEDPGETRDLAHVYPDKVDELRQIIYDIAPDKVSGPRLLNKNQLGF, from the coding sequence ATGAATATAGTGAAGACAATGAGCCTGCTGGTGCCGATCGTGGCTGGATCAGCTTTTGCCGATAAGCCCAATATTCTTTTTATTTATGGCGATGACATCGGCTACGGCGATTTCGGGTGTTATGGCGCAGAGGGAGTGGATACTCCAAATATTGATCGGGTTGCAGAGCAGGGCGTTCGGTTCCTGTCCGGTTACTGCACTGCGGCAACCTGCACGCCGTCACGCTACTCACTGCTGACCGGAGAGTATGCGTTTCGCAATCAGTCCGCAAAAATCCTGCCGGGGAATGCTCCTCTGATCATTGATCCGGCCCGGCCGACCATTGCCGCTTTTCTGCGTGACAACGGATATGCCACTGCTCTGTCTGGTAAATGGCATCTGGGACTGGGCTCGGCAACTGAGCCGCTGGACTGGAATGGACAGATCAAACCCGGCCCGAAGGAAGTCGGTTTTGAGTATTCATTCCATATGGCAGCCACAGCCGACCGCGTTCCATCGGTCTATATTCGGGATGGCCGGATCGTCAACCTTGATCCGGCGGACCCGGTGCGGGTGAATTACAAAGGGAAGGTCGGAAATGACCCGACCGGAACCTCTCATCCTCAGCTCTTGCGGATGCAGGCCGACGAACAGCACTCCTGTACGATTGTCAACGGTATCAGCCGTATCGGGTATATGAGCGGCGGACATCAGGCGCGTTTCCGGGATGAAGATATGGCGGATACCTATCTGTCCGAAGCCATGCAGTTTATCCGCAAACACAAAGAGAATCCCTTTTTCCTTTATTTTGCTCCGAATGAAAGCCATGTGCCGCGCGTAGTGCATCCACGTTTTCAGGGTTCATCTGCGCTCGGTCCGCGCGGGGATGCTTTGGCGCTGTTTGACTGGTGTGTCGGCCGGCTGGTCGAAACTCTGAAAGAAACCGGGCAGTATAAGAATACTTTGATTTTTATTTCTTCAGATAATGGTCCGGTTCTGTTCGACGGCTACTGGGACGGGGCGCTGGAAAAAAATGGTGACCACAGGCCGGCCGGGCCATGGCGCGGCGGAAAGTACAGCCGGTGGGAGGGCGGAACCCGTGTGCCGTTCATTGTTTCCTGGCCGGACCGCTCTACGCCCGGTATTTCACAAGCCATGGTGAGTCAGGTCGACCTGTACGCCTCGATTGCCGCGCTGATCGGTCAGCCGATGCCGGATAATGCCGGACAGGATGGTCAGAACCTGCTGCCTGCTCTGCTGGGAGAGACCGATCAGGGTCGCGATTATGTCATCGAAGAAGCGCTCTCGCAGATTGCCGTTCGCAAAGACAACTGGAAATATGTTCCGCCGGGCAGCGTGACTGAACGCGGAGGAGTCGACGAATGGGTTAAGACTGATGTGCCGGAACCGGGGATGCTGTTCCATCTTGCGGAAGATCCCGGAGAAACGCGTGATCTCGCCCATGTCTATCCGGATAAAGTCGACGAGCTTCGCCAGATTATCTACGATATTGCGCCGGACAAAGTCAGTGGTCCGAGGCTGCTGAATAAGAATCAATTGGGGTTTTGA
- the pyrE gene encoding orotate phosphoribosyltransferase — translation MNDTNLLKHFEETSALLNGHFELRSGLHSNQFFQCALLLQYPRIAGEVCAALVDKVKEELGPLEIDTVIAPALGGISVGHEVGRALGVRFIFAEKNADGALMMRRFKIEKGERFLVAEDVITRGGRVQETVNIVKEHGGVVQAVGVLVDRSGGKAQFDAPLVSLLRMEPVTWDPAECPLCQEGQPLVHPGS, via the coding sequence ATGAACGACACAAATTTATTGAAACACTTTGAGGAAACAAGCGCCTTGTTGAATGGCCATTTTGAGCTTCGCTCGGGCCTGCATTCCAACCAGTTTTTCCAGTGCGCGCTGTTGCTTCAGTATCCCCGTATTGCCGGTGAAGTCTGCGCGGCATTGGTGGATAAAGTGAAGGAGGAACTGGGGCCGCTGGAAATCGATACCGTCATTGCTCCGGCTCTTGGCGGAATTTCAGTCGGGCATGAGGTGGGGCGTGCATTGGGGGTTCGGTTTATCTTTGCTGAAAAGAACGCCGACGGCGCGTTGATGATGCGACGGTTCAAGATTGAAAAAGGCGAACGGTTTCTGGTTGCTGAAGATGTGATTACCCGCGGTGGCCGTGTGCAGGAAACCGTTAATATTGTCAAAGAGCATGGCGGCGTTGTTCAAGCTGTTGGAGTTCTGGTGGACCGCAGTGGCGGGAAAGCACAGTTTGATGCTCCGTTGGTCAGTTTGCTGAGAATGGAGCCGGTTACGTGGGATCCCGCAGAGTGTCCGTTGTGTCAGGAAGGCCAGCCTCTGGTTCATCCCGGCAGCTGA
- a CDS encoding ABC transporter transmembrane domain-containing protein yields the protein MAAESTNRRFLNLLKPLWLPVSATILCLILLTAVNMVTPMLIGTVFSRVFPERNWSLLWMILGGLTLLFLVRNLLFYHSKCIAVRVGEEVCFNLRTQLFDRIQQKSLIFTRTQNPGKLSSKVMNDSLKIQEFIQGVMPKFIQSALLFAGVMVMIYVLNWQLALASTFVLPLHVLTYRYFGERIKQASRRSRESIDFAAGNIVESLVGVEVVKGFSGEERESQAFKDAIASSRRSQVESLRYVALQKVWADLLVGAGMLALIGFGAWQVIGKPEGQSMLAGDFIAFFWYIRLLYPTVIELMSSGGKLAGAHASVERALELFDEVPQSVDRKAGGLRPSMREDIVFENVSFAFNPEEEGLAVIKGVSFAVRNGDVCAITGPSGAGKTTMVSMLPLLITPDKGTIRIGEHDILSVDLAHLRDSIGVVFQECFLFNTTIMENLRYARPDVRIRRIKEICRQTGADDFIRQLPQGYDSIVGENGITLSRGQKQMITLTRAVIKNPEILILDEATASLDPSLESYVIPTILDLMKGRTTLMITHNPRLLEHADCELILDDGQVASFNQLRRPSARPFGSKAGKTVAAALVAGCIAFGLLPQTARGGEMISRRVRLSYIAPERCVQMLQLYGISIGQAGKPVNAKTLPTVVAQPSTPAHDLLPKMGTGFKPTDSDPIGDLLVFYDEDKPEQFSRVQTVIRRDIDLPARQIMLEAMVMEISEDSIDRLGVEWSRDISSGGDVEFGAGLGDITGQLTVNVDDIFYDFNMKLRALIREGEAEIISRPSVLTLNNRMAFINVSDLVPVAQSKYHGNQAISTVDFKDKEVGIQLAIRPRINEDGKEVSLQVNAVVSAVVAGEDVEVKKDDDVVASSPTISVREVKTYARIANNTPFIIGGLIAKDDTSTRDRVPVLGAIPYLGKLFRFESITEVKREVIIVITPFVLPEADGLRSDQQIVGRNLPQDEDQFDSIGNRLFRDAYRIREEDVYDLDFLVSNEELMRLQTLADQAASGNLTMKETYPYSHFVNGKIPGEQVLVYRQIYSVIRRIGLDKQVDTDHLIFFKKTPDQSTGFDVVFLGKFLQKEAERIWTKNHPDERCPEDIWEALGDHAIALTYTNRKKEADAAEIMFEEVPDVQIVPCTSREEFDRLLWDLNQPDEQGRGRGTILLHTERDLQRVKQAIVLREAIDLNGTGDTMTLANFSTGRLLLLPDRDDNQVDLIGGNIARLFLTTDRYYDLLRESLRTDMDALRNALNLSPKSQAAPAKPAPAPKAEPKPVPKEDAKPAS from the coding sequence ATGGCCGCTGAGTCGACCAATCGTCGTTTTCTGAATCTGTTGAAGCCGCTGTGGCTTCCGGTTTCGGCAACCATTTTATGCCTGATTCTTCTTACGGCGGTAAATATGGTTACGCCGATGCTGATAGGCACGGTGTTCAGTCGGGTTTTTCCCGAGCGCAACTGGTCTTTGCTGTGGATGATTCTGGGCGGGCTGACCCTTCTGTTTTTGGTTCGGAACCTTCTTTTTTATCACAGCAAGTGCATCGCTGTACGTGTCGGGGAAGAGGTTTGCTTTAATCTTCGAACCCAGCTTTTTGATCGTATTCAGCAGAAAAGCCTGATTTTTACCCGCACGCAGAATCCAGGCAAGCTTTCCAGCAAGGTGATGAATGACTCCCTGAAGATTCAGGAGTTTATTCAGGGCGTAATGCCGAAGTTTATCCAGTCAGCTCTCTTGTTTGCAGGGGTGATGGTGATGATCTATGTGCTGAACTGGCAGTTGGCACTGGCTTCGACATTTGTTCTGCCGCTGCATGTGCTGACCTACCGTTATTTCGGCGAACGTATCAAGCAGGCCAGCCGCCGTTCCCGTGAATCCATTGATTTTGCTGCCGGCAACATCGTCGAGAGTCTGGTAGGTGTGGAGGTCGTAAAAGGATTCAGCGGCGAGGAGCGTGAAAGTCAGGCTTTTAAGGATGCGATTGCTTCGTCCCGTCGCAGTCAGGTGGAAAGCCTTCGGTATGTTGCTTTGCAGAAAGTCTGGGCGGATCTGCTGGTAGGAGCCGGAATGCTTGCGCTGATCGGATTCGGGGCCTGGCAGGTGATCGGAAAGCCGGAGGGCCAATCCATGCTGGCAGGTGATTTTATTGCATTTTTCTGGTATATCCGCTTGCTGTATCCAACCGTCATTGAACTGATGAGCAGCGGGGGAAAGCTTGCCGGTGCTCATGCCAGTGTTGAGCGCGCACTGGAACTGTTTGATGAAGTGCCACAGTCTGTGGACCGCAAAGCCGGCGGGTTGAGACCGAGTATGCGTGAAGACATTGTTTTTGAAAATGTTTCATTTGCGTTTAACCCTGAAGAGGAGGGGCTTGCTGTTATCAAAGGAGTTTCCTTTGCGGTTCGAAACGGGGACGTCTGTGCGATTACAGGTCCTTCCGGGGCCGGCAAAACCACGATGGTCAGCATGCTGCCGCTTCTGATTACTCCCGATAAGGGAACCATCCGTATTGGGGAGCACGATATCCTGTCGGTCGATCTTGCACATTTAAGGGATTCGATCGGTGTGGTATTTCAGGAATGTTTCCTGTTTAATACGACGATTATGGAAAATCTGCGCTATGCCCGACCCGACGTCCGGATTCGCCGAATCAAAGAAATCTGCCGCCAGACCGGCGCCGATGACTTTATTCGTCAACTTCCGCAGGGCTATGACAGTATTGTTGGTGAAAACGGGATTACACTTTCCCGTGGCCAGAAACAAATGATCACCTTGACGCGAGCAGTTATTAAAAATCCGGAAATACTGATTCTCGATGAAGCGACTGCTTCGCTGGATCCTTCTTTAGAATCATATGTGATTCCCACAATTCTGGATCTTATGAAAGGACGGACGACGCTTATGATCACGCACAATCCCAGACTGCTTGAACACGCTGATTGCGAACTGATTCTTGACGATGGGCAGGTCGCATCGTTTAATCAGCTGCGTAGACCGTCTGCACGACCATTTGGATCGAAAGCCGGAAAAACAGTGGCTGCAGCTCTCGTTGCCGGATGCATTGCTTTTGGGTTGCTGCCGCAAACCGCTCGCGGCGGAGAGATGATCAGCCGGCGCGTGCGACTCAGCTACATTGCTCCGGAGCGTTGTGTCCAAATGCTCCAGTTGTACGGGATTTCTATCGGGCAGGCAGGCAAGCCGGTGAATGCGAAAACGCTTCCTACAGTGGTTGCCCAGCCTTCCACTCCAGCTCATGATTTACTCCCTAAAATGGGGACCGGGTTTAAACCTACAGATTCGGATCCCATTGGAGATCTTTTAGTCTTTTATGATGAAGATAAGCCCGAGCAGTTCAGCCGGGTTCAGACGGTGATTCGCCGGGATATCGACCTTCCGGCCCGTCAGATTATGCTGGAAGCGATGGTGATGGAGATTTCCGAGGATTCGATTGACCGACTGGGAGTGGAATGGTCCCGGGATATTTCTTCAGGGGGGGACGTCGAATTTGGAGCGGGGCTGGGAGATATTACCGGCCAGTTAACAGTTAATGTGGATGATATTTTTTATGATTTCAATATGAAGCTTCGCGCACTGATCCGTGAAGGTGAGGCGGAAATTATTTCCCGGCCCAGTGTGCTGACGCTAAATAACCGCATGGCTTTCATCAACGTGTCCGATTTAGTGCCGGTTGCCCAATCAAAGTATCACGGTAATCAGGCAATCAGCACGGTGGATTTTAAAGATAAAGAGGTCGGTATCCAGCTGGCTATCCGTCCCCGGATTAATGAAGACGGTAAAGAGGTCAGTCTGCAGGTGAACGCAGTTGTTTCTGCCGTGGTTGCCGGAGAGGATGTCGAGGTTAAAAAGGATGATGATGTGGTTGCCAGCAGTCCGACCATTTCGGTTCGTGAGGTCAAAACCTATGCTCGCATTGCCAACAATACTCCATTTATTATCGGTGGACTGATCGCCAAAGATGATACTAGCACTCGCGACCGGGTGCCGGTTCTCGGGGCTATTCCGTATCTGGGGAAACTGTTTCGTTTCGAATCCATTACAGAAGTGAAGCGGGAAGTGATTATTGTCATTACGCCGTTTGTTCTTCCGGAGGCGGATGGCCTGCGGTCTGATCAGCAGATTGTGGGACGCAACCTGCCTCAGGATGAGGATCAATTCGATTCTATTGGTAACCGTCTGTTCCGAGATGCCTACCGCATTCGTGAAGAGGATGTGTATGATCTAGACTTCCTTGTTTCCAACGAAGAACTTATGCGTCTGCAAACGCTGGCCGATCAGGCTGCCTCCGGCAATTTGACAATGAAGGAGACATACCCTTACAGCCACTTTGTAAACGGAAAGATCCCGGGCGAGCAGGTCCTTGTTTATCGTCAGATCTATTCGGTCATTCGCCGGATTGGTTTGGATAAACAGGTCGATACAGATCATCTGATTTTCTTTAAAAAGACTCCTGACCAGTCAACGGGGTTTGATGTGGTGTTTCTCGGCAAATTCCTGCAGAAGGAGGCAGAGCGGATTTGGACGAAAAATCATCCGGATGAACGCTGTCCCGAGGATATCTGGGAGGCGCTTGGCGATCATGCGATCGCTCTGACCTATACCAACCGCAAAAAAGAAGCGGATGCCGCTGAGATTATGTTTGAGGAGGTGCCGGATGTTCAGATTGTTCCCTGCACAAGTCGGGAGGAATTTGATCGCTTGCTCTGGGACCTCAATCAGCCGGATGAGCAGGGGCGTGGGCGAGGGACTATTCTCCTGCACACGGAGCGGGATCTGCAGCGTGTGAAGCAGGCCATTGTGCTGCGTGAAGCCATCGACCTCAATGGAACCGGTGACACGATGACTCTTGCTAACTTCAGCACAGGTCGGTTGCTGTTGTTGCCGGATCGCGATGATAACCAGGTTGATTTGATCGGAGGGAACATAGCCCGTCTGTTCCTGACTACGGACCGTTATTATGACCTTCTTCGAGAATCTCTGCGCACCGATATGGATGCTTTGCGGAACGCACTTAACCTGTCACCGAAGTCGCAGGCGGCCCCTGCGAAACCAGCTCCAGCACCTAAGGCAGAACCGAAGCCTGTTCCCAAAGAGGACGCGAAGCCGGCCTCTTAG
- the ribH gene encoding 6,7-dimethyl-8-ribityllumazine synthase: protein MGKGFEQSNNLDASGMTFAIVVSRFNEELTSQLANDALQCLKKNGADVAAIGTFQVPGAYEIPVVANQLAASGKYDALIVLGVVVEGETQHAQMIIDTTGRTILDISCRYNLPVINEIVGVRTWEQAVARCSSSEESRGWYAAEAAIETAKLMKAIKESK from the coding sequence ATGGGTAAAGGATTTGAACAGTCGAATAATCTGGATGCGAGCGGGATGACGTTCGCGATCGTTGTCAGTCGTTTCAACGAGGAGCTGACGAGCCAGCTGGCGAACGATGCGCTCCAGTGTTTGAAAAAAAACGGCGCAGACGTTGCAGCCATTGGAACGTTTCAGGTGCCGGGCGCTTACGAAATTCCGGTGGTAGCCAATCAGCTGGCCGCTTCCGGAAAATATGATGCGCTGATTGTTCTCGGTGTTGTCGTTGAAGGTGAAACGCAGCACGCTCAAATGATTATCGATACGACCGGTCGGACCATTCTCGATATTTCCTGTCGTTACAATCTTCCCGTGATTAACGAGATCGTCGGTGTCCGTACCTGGGAGCAGGCGGTGGCCCGCTGTTCCAGCAGCGAAGAGAGCCGCGGCTGGTACGCTGCCGAGGCGGCCATTGAAACCGCCAAACTTATGAAAGCCATAAAGGAATCTAAATGA
- a CDS encoding response regulator, with protein sequence MKKILLVDDEAAIRSMLSVLLKTDTRSFVEAPNGTVAQEILASDSFDLIISDVIMPDCDGIELVMAIRRKLPEVPVIIMSGGGRVHASHYLNLAEKLGAARVFEKPFDATELRSTVTELLDEAETVPQT encoded by the coding sequence ATGAAAAAAATTCTGCTTGTAGATGATGAGGCAGCAATTCGCTCTATGTTGAGTGTGCTTCTAAAAACGGATACGCGTTCATTTGTGGAAGCACCCAACGGGACTGTGGCTCAGGAAATCTTGGCATCCGATTCTTTCGATTTGATTATCAGTGATGTGATTATGCCGGATTGTGACGGAATTGAACTGGTGATGGCTATTCGCCGTAAGCTGCCCGAGGTCCCGGTGATTATTATGTCCGGCGGGGGGCGGGTACACGCTTCTCATTATTTAAATTTAGCAGAAAAGCTGGGTGCGGCCCGGGTTTTTGAAAAGCCTTTTGATGCGACGGAGCTTCGCAGCACAGTTACCGAGCTTCTGGACGAAGCGGAGACGGTTCCGCAGACGTAG
- the ribD gene encoding bifunctional diaminohydroxyphosphoribosylaminopyrimidine deaminase/5-amino-6-(5-phosphoribosylamino)uracil reductase RibD, producing MERALVLARRGEGLTRPNPPVGAVLVENGKIISEGWHKKAGGPHAEVNCLKKVSGIGKSAVLYVTLEPCSTIGRTPPCTDLILERGIRRVVIGCKDPNPSHAGRGIRKLRRAGVDVVTGVCRKEAHALIVPFTKRMLTGLPFVTLKLGVTLDGRIADSSGTSQWITGPTARKKVQEMRRKVDAVMVGAGTVRADNPSLLPRPAKGRAPWRVVVGSDISEKSKVLTDEAAARTVIVDGSVKKALRALAKEHGVMHVLCEGGGELAGSLIRAGLVDEFMIFMAPSVLGGSGFPMFGKKGWSLPKMPRWVFQTLEKCGDDVLIRAVPEKEK from the coding sequence ATGGAGCGCGCCCTGGTGCTCGCGCGGCGCGGTGAGGGATTGACCCGACCCAACCCTCCGGTCGGTGCCGTGCTGGTTGAAAACGGAAAAATCATTTCCGAGGGCTGGCACAAAAAGGCCGGCGGACCGCATGCAGAAGTGAACTGCCTGAAAAAAGTTTCAGGCATTGGAAAATCAGCGGTTCTGTATGTAACGCTGGAACCCTGTTCGACGATCGGTCGTACGCCGCCGTGCACGGATCTGATTCTGGAACGCGGTATTCGTCGCGTTGTAATCGGCTGCAAAGATCCCAATCCGTCTCACGCAGGCCGGGGAATCCGTAAGCTGCGCCGCGCCGGAGTGGACGTGGTTACGGGCGTCTGTCGCAAAGAGGCGCACGCCCTGATTGTTCCGTTTACTAAACGAATGCTGACGGGACTGCCGTTTGTGACGCTGAAGCTCGGCGTGACGCTGGACGGACGTATTGCCGACAGTTCCGGAACATCTCAATGGATTACCGGTCCGACGGCCCGCAAAAAGGTGCAGGAAATGCGCCGAAAAGTGGATGCTGTGATGGTTGGAGCGGGGACTGTGCGCGCTGATAATCCATCGCTGCTGCCGCGTCCGGCCAAAGGCCGTGCGCCGTGGCGGGTTGTGGTTGGTTCGGATATTTCTGAAAAATCGAAGGTGTTGACCGATGAGGCTGCTGCCCGGACCGTGATAGTCGATGGTTCGGTGAAAAAAGCGTTGCGCGCCCTCGCAAAGGAGCACGGTGTGATGCATGTGCTGTGCGAGGGTGGTGGTGAGCTGGCCGGGTCGCTGATTCGTGCGGGGCTGGTGGATGAATTTATGATTTTTATGGCGCCGTCTGTGCTGGGTGGATCCGGGTTTCCAATGTTTGGAAAAAAAGGATGGTCGCTGCCAAAAATGCCGCGTTGGGTTTTCCAAACCTTGGAAAAATGCGGGGATGATGTTTTGATACGGGCCGTGCCCGAGAAGGAGAAATAG
- the nusB gene encoding transcription antitermination factor NusB → MKKITGRRQAREWVVQFLFQTEFNPEELDQALEDFWNDEEKKPLDRDRNYVNEVIRGVLDQQFKIDRTLKRYTDNWDVERLGALDRTVLRVAVYEMLFRDDVPPVVSINEAIEIAKAYSGQKSARFVNGVLDRIQKELKRPSRTPNTDNG, encoded by the coding sequence ATGAAAAAAATAACCGGACGCCGGCAGGCGCGCGAATGGGTGGTGCAGTTTCTCTTCCAGACGGAGTTTAATCCGGAAGAACTCGATCAGGCGCTGGAAGATTTTTGGAATGATGAAGAAAAAAAACCACTGGATCGGGACCGCAATTATGTGAACGAAGTCATTCGCGGCGTGTTGGATCAGCAGTTTAAGATTGATCGTACGCTGAAGCGCTATACGGACAACTGGGATGTGGAGCGTCTGGGGGCGCTCGACCGCACGGTTTTGCGTGTGGCGGTGTACGAAATGCTTTTCCGTGACGATGTGCCGCCGGTGGTTTCTATTAATGAAGCGATAGAAATTGCCAAAGCCTACAGTGGGCAGAAGTCGGCCCGGTTTGTGAACGGTGTGCTCGATCGGATTCAGAAGGAACTGAAACGGCCCTCGCGGACTCCAAATACTGACAATGGATGA
- a CDS encoding riboflavin synthase, which produces MFTGIVRTGRIESIVMQGEAGRIKVTPERPFEQPVDLGDSIAVNGACLTVAAIEDGSYCFDVLAETFDKTNLGEKTSGSMVNLERALALGDMLGGHIVTGHVDGTGRVKNIEQVDRDWKFTIQCAQEMLMLMVYKGSIALDGISLTVAELLDDGFVVHIIPHTIEETDMSEFKIGTKVNLEADILGKHVQRILEFGGGQDYRLNFENMQV; this is translated from the coding sequence ATGTTTACAGGAATTGTTCGCACAGGCCGCATTGAGTCGATTGTGATGCAGGGCGAGGCTGGCCGCATTAAGGTGACGCCGGAACGTCCTTTTGAACAACCGGTTGATCTGGGTGACAGTATTGCGGTGAATGGAGCCTGTCTGACGGTGGCGGCCATTGAGGATGGTAGTTACTGCTTTGATGTGCTGGCGGAAACATTTGATAAAACCAATCTGGGAGAGAAAACCAGTGGTTCAATGGTGAATCTGGAGAGGGCTCTTGCGCTGGGAGATATGCTTGGGGGGCACATTGTGACGGGGCATGTCGATGGAACCGGACGAGTGAAAAATATTGAGCAGGTGGACCGCGATTGGAAATTTACCATCCAATGTGCACAGGAAATGCTTATGTTAATGGTTTACAAAGGATCGATTGCTCTTGATGGGATTTCTTTGACGGTTGCTGAGTTGCTGGATGACGGTTTCGTGGTTCATATTATTCCGCATACGATCGAGGAAACAGACATGTCGGAGTTTAAAATCGGTACAAAAGTGAATTTAGAGGCCGATATTCTGGGAAAACATGTTCAACGTATCCTTGAGTTCGGCGGGGGACAGGATTATCGTCTCAATTTTGAGAATATGCAAGTTTGA